A window of the Desulfovermiculus halophilus DSM 18834 genome harbors these coding sequences:
- a CDS encoding FmdB family zinc ribbon protein has protein sequence MPIYEFYCSDCHMIFNFFSPRVDTTSRPDCPRCRRAGLERRASMFSISKNRSEGEQDGMPDIDESKLEQAMQMMAREAEGMDEDDPRQAAQMMKRLCSATGLELGPGMQEAMRRLEAGEDPDQVEAEMGDVLENDELFTMARKGGRISRPPKTDDRIYDL, from the coding sequence ATGCCCATCTATGAGTTCTATTGTTCAGATTGCCACATGATCTTCAACTTCTTCAGCCCCAGGGTGGATACAACCTCCCGCCCGGACTGTCCCCGCTGCCGCCGAGCGGGCCTGGAGCGCAGGGCCTCGATGTTCTCCATCTCCAAGAACCGCAGCGAGGGGGAGCAGGACGGGATGCCGGATATCGACGAATCAAAGCTGGAGCAGGCCATGCAGATGATGGCCAGGGAGGCTGAGGGAATGGATGAAGACGACCCCCGCCAGGCGGCACAGATGATGAAAAGGCTGTGCTCTGCTACCGGCCTGGAGCTGGGCCCGGGCATGCAGGAAGCAATGCGCCGGCTGGAAGCCGGGGAAGACCCGGATCAGGTCGAGGCCGAGATGGGGGATGTTCTGGAAAACGACGAGCTGTTCACCATGGCCAGGAAAGGAGGGAGGATCTCCCGCCCGCCGAAGACCGACGACAGGATATACGACTTGTAG
- a CDS encoding sensor histidine kinase, with amino-acid sequence MRTPFTPNPAHPFQLVKFLSLSSLLLILGASLFMVVVIGNYAERSVMAKDKEFSRLLAENLNHQIYQRFTLPTVLGFGKVELKNKAQYERLDQIIEYTIHGFKILKLRIYDLKGRVSYAEDKDLLGKDVLDQRDIEPALDGETRYVVQNTSQSWWSYLRLDLPPQSYVLKTTFPLRTEQSLSPAHQGVIIGVLQFTQDITEDYEKIRSFQALVTSVILVSAMILFFLLYVIIRRADRLLGERIQEKERLERELHQNEKLASMGRMLASIAHEIRNPLGIIQSSAELLAKRSAKAEDTGYNRLSQAIFDESRRLSRTVNDFLDYARPKEPKMNPVSLGTIIGQAVEFLDHELTKSEIRIVNDVPQTAVVSGDKDLLYRAIYNLLANACQAMRGSGRITVEWNEERRALTIDDQGPGFDTDMDQKYVEPFFTTKDTGTGLGLAIVSTIIGNHRAEMHLGKNPDGGGRVEIVFPRDAREEGNAQPSGTGPKT; translated from the coding sequence GTGCGTACCCCATTTACTCCCAATCCGGCTCATCCCTTTCAGCTGGTCAAGTTTCTGTCCCTGAGTTCCCTGCTCCTGATCCTGGGCGCTTCGCTGTTCATGGTGGTGGTGATTGGCAATTACGCAGAGAGATCGGTCATGGCCAAGGATAAGGAATTTTCCCGTTTGTTGGCCGAGAATCTCAATCATCAGATATATCAAAGGTTCACTCTTCCGACTGTTTTGGGGTTCGGCAAGGTGGAGCTGAAAAACAAGGCCCAGTATGAACGGCTGGACCAGATCATCGAATACACGATCCATGGGTTCAAGATCCTCAAGCTGCGGATATACGATCTCAAGGGCCGGGTTTCCTATGCAGAAGACAAGGACTTGCTGGGCAAGGATGTTTTGGACCAGCGGGACATAGAGCCCGCCCTGGACGGAGAGACCAGGTATGTGGTCCAGAATACATCCCAATCCTGGTGGTCCTATCTGCGGCTCGACCTCCCCCCCCAGAGCTATGTGCTGAAAACCACCTTCCCCCTGCGCACAGAACAGAGTCTTTCCCCTGCGCATCAGGGGGTGATTATCGGCGTTTTGCAGTTCACCCAGGATATTACCGAGGACTATGAAAAGATACGCTCCTTTCAGGCCCTGGTCACCTCGGTCATCCTGGTTTCGGCCATGATCCTGTTCTTTCTCCTGTATGTCATTATCCGCCGGGCCGATCGGCTGCTTGGGGAGCGGATCCAGGAGAAGGAACGCCTGGAGCGGGAGCTGCATCAGAACGAGAAGCTGGCCAGCATGGGACGGATGCTGGCCAGCATCGCCCATGAGATCCGAAATCCGCTGGGCATCATTCAAAGCAGTGCCGAGCTGTTGGCCAAGCGGTCGGCCAAGGCCGAGGACACGGGGTACAACAGGCTTTCCCAGGCAATCTTTGATGAATCCAGGCGGCTGAGCAGAACGGTGAATGACTTTCTGGACTACGCCCGGCCGAAGGAACCGAAGATGAACCCGGTTTCCCTGGGCACAATTATTGGCCAGGCGGTTGAGTTTCTGGATCATGAGCTGACCAAGAGCGAGATCCGAATCGTGAACGACGTGCCCCAGACAGCCGTGGTCAGCGGGGACAAAGATCTGTTGTATCGGGCCATATACAATCTGCTGGCCAATGCCTGCCAGGCCATGCGCGGATCGGGCCGGATCACGGTTGAGTGGAACGAGGAACGCAGGGCGTTGACCATTGATGATCAAGGTCCGGGGTTTGATACAGACATGGATCAAAAATACGTGGAGCCGTTTTTCACCACCAAAGATACCGGCACCGGACTGGGCTTGGCCATAGTCTCCACCATCATAGGCAACCACCGGGCTGAGATGCATCTGGGCAAGAATCCCGACGGCGGGGGCCGGGTGGAAATTGTCTTTCCCCGGGATGCCCGGGAGGAAGGCAACGCGCAACCGAGCGGCACAGGACCAAAGACATAA
- a CDS encoding sigma-54-dependent transcriptional regulator, which produces MPAHILVIDDEQNYLLLLDTLLADEGYSLTTLQDPELALEYLVESDVDVVITDMKMPRVSGQDVLEHIKKNYPHIPVLIMTAYGSIDGAVQAMRCGAFDYIAKPFSNDELLLSVHKAVKMSEAEQQNRLLRQSLQEKHGSHNIIGRSQGVRQILDLVARVAPSTSNVLITGESGTGKELIAKALHYGSNRQNGPFISVNCMALNPGVMESELFGHEKGSFTGATVKKRGRFELAHTGTLFLDEIGELSFDTQVKLLRVIQEHSFERVGGSESIHVDIRLVAATNKDLQQEVEEGRFREDLFYRLNVVNIHIPPLRERVEDIPLLAAHFLHTFSQENNKDVQGFSPQAMQALTAYHWPGNVRQLENIVERCVVLARGATIGLEDLPAEFKEESTQYKSAADLLPTEINLGETLEKIEAALIRRALVRSNFVQVKAAETLGISKSLLQYKLKKYNISGKQ; this is translated from the coding sequence ATGCCTGCCCACATATTGGTCATCGACGATGAACAGAACTATCTGCTGCTTCTGGATACCCTGCTGGCAGACGAGGGCTACAGCCTGACCACGCTGCAGGATCCGGAGCTGGCCCTGGAGTACCTGGTGGAATCGGATGTGGATGTGGTCATCACGGACATGAAGATGCCCCGGGTCAGCGGTCAGGATGTTTTGGAGCACATAAAGAAGAACTACCCGCATATTCCGGTTCTGATCATGACCGCATACGGGAGCATCGACGGCGCGGTTCAGGCCATGCGTTGCGGGGCTTTTGACTATATCGCCAAGCCGTTTTCCAACGACGAGCTCCTGCTTTCGGTGCACAAGGCGGTGAAGATGAGCGAGGCGGAGCAGCAGAACCGTCTCCTCCGCCAAAGCCTGCAGGAGAAGCACGGCTCGCACAATATTATTGGCCGCAGCCAGGGAGTCCGTCAGATTCTGGATCTTGTGGCCCGGGTGGCGCCGAGCACAAGCAATGTCTTGATCACCGGGGAGTCCGGGACCGGGAAGGAGCTCATCGCCAAGGCCCTGCACTATGGATCAAACCGGCAGAACGGACCATTCATCTCGGTCAACTGCATGGCCCTGAACCCCGGAGTCATGGAAAGCGAGCTGTTCGGACACGAAAAGGGGTCGTTCACCGGAGCGACGGTGAAAAAGAGAGGCCGGTTTGAATTGGCCCATACCGGAACCCTGTTTTTGGATGAAATCGGAGAGCTGTCCTTTGATACGCAGGTCAAGCTGCTGCGGGTGATTCAGGAACACTCCTTTGAGCGGGTGGGGGGCAGTGAATCAATCCATGTGGACATCAGGCTGGTGGCGGCGACGAACAAGGATCTGCAGCAGGAAGTGGAGGAAGGAAGGTTCCGGGAAGATCTTTTTTATCGCTTGAACGTGGTCAATATCCACATCCCTCCCTTGCGGGAGCGGGTGGAGGACATCCCCCTGCTGGCAGCCCATTTTCTGCATACCTTCAGCCAGGAGAACAATAAGGATGTGCAGGGGTTTTCTCCCCAGGCCATGCAGGCCCTGACCGCGTATCATTGGCCGGGGAATGTGCGGCAGCTGGAGAACATCGTCGAGCGGTGCGTGGTCCTGGCCCGGGGGGCGACCATCGGACTGGAGGACCTGCCCGCTGAGTTCAAGGAAGAGTCCACTCAATACAAGAGCGCCGCAGATCTTTTGCCCACAGAGATTAATCTGGGGGAAACCCTGGAAAAGATTGAGGCCGCCCTCATCCGCAGGGCCCTGGTCCGCAGCAACTTCGTGCAGGTGAAGGCGGCGGAAACGCTGGGGATTTCCAAGAGCCTTTTGCAGTACAAGCTGAAAAAATACAATATTTCCGGAAAGCAGTAG
- a CDS encoding DEAD/DEAH box helicase gives MHASIQAFVQDLQDMEQVGPHIVHQEVFPGSPAAVQDVHAPWPAEIQSLLETMHIHGLYSHQARAIDAVRNGRHTVIATPTASGKSLIYSLPVLERIARNPMSRSLFLFPLKALAQDQLRGITDMTAEWTGADRPRAAVYDGDTPAPQRAAVRRQLPHMLLTNPEMLHLSLLSSHRKWAGLWSNLDFVVVDEVHTYRGVMGSNMAWVFRRLLRICAEYGARPTFVFCSATIGNPGQLAQNLTGLPVQVVEKSGAPQGQRYFLFINPLHGAAQSALHLLQASLDRGLRTIVYTQSRKMTELIALWAKRRCPEQAKRISAYRSGFLPRERREIEDMMSQGEILAVIATSALELGIDIGGLDVCILVGYPGSIMATWQRGGRVGRQQQDSLVALIGHEDNLDQYFMAHPQRFFQLPPEDAVINPHNPVIMDTHIQCAASDKALHREEPMLAESGVEDAVSRLLDRELLGRSRDGQLLYALDPQVAGRVNLRGSGRNLSILDQSQGRVIGSIDHFRACQETHPGAVYLHRGKTYVIEDLQAENGAVLARPDKVNYYTRVRTEKETEILSQEASAQIGEAQVSCGRLRVTVHIIGYEKRLTRGHRLVDVVPLDLDPFVFETDGLWLQISSGIRERIEAESMHFMGGIHALEHAMIGLMPLLVLADRNDLGGIAQPYHQALGTAAVFVYDGIPGGVGLTRQAFTKVRSLLEQTLHAVTSCSCEAGCPACVHSPKCGAGNRPLDKTAAVHILSLCLGRSVSTGQTTGARVREAGARQQKLGGSEQQVRFAVFDLETQRSAQEVGGWNRASEMGVSAAVLYDSQSKEFVRYTEEEVPKLISQLHEVDLVIGFNVLRFDYQVLRAYTRTSLQRLPTLDLLQSIRSRLGYGLSLDHVAGATLGTSKIGNGMQAVRWWKQGKMEKLLDYCQEDVALTLGLYMHGRDNGHILFQNKAGKLVKLAVDWPGPIERKDKG, from the coding sequence ATGCACGCATCAATTCAGGCCTTTGTCCAGGATCTGCAGGACATGGAGCAGGTGGGCCCGCATATTGTGCATCAGGAGGTGTTCCCCGGATCTCCTGCTGCTGTTCAGGACGTGCACGCACCGTGGCCTGCTGAGATCCAGTCCCTGCTTGAGACCATGCACATTCACGGCCTGTACTCCCACCAGGCCCGGGCCATTGATGCCGTCCGGAACGGACGGCACACAGTGATTGCTACGCCCACGGCCAGCGGCAAGAGCCTGATCTATTCCCTTCCTGTCCTGGAGCGGATTGCCAGGAATCCGATGAGCCGCTCCTTGTTCCTGTTTCCCCTCAAGGCCCTGGCCCAGGATCAACTGCGGGGCATAACGGATATGACCGCAGAGTGGACCGGCGCAGACAGACCCCGGGCCGCGGTGTACGACGGAGACACCCCTGCCCCTCAGCGGGCGGCGGTGCGCAGGCAGCTGCCGCATATGCTCTTGACCAACCCGGAGATGCTTCACCTCAGTCTTTTGTCCTCCCACCGGAAGTGGGCCGGATTGTGGTCCAACCTGGACTTTGTAGTCGTGGACGAGGTGCACACCTATCGGGGGGTGATGGGCTCGAATATGGCCTGGGTGTTTCGCCGCCTGCTGCGCATCTGCGCCGAGTACGGGGCCCGGCCGACCTTTGTGTTCTGCTCCGCCACCATCGGCAATCCGGGCCAACTGGCCCAGAATCTGACCGGGCTTCCGGTTCAGGTGGTGGAGAAGAGCGGAGCCCCCCAGGGACAGCGCTATTTCCTGTTCATCAATCCCTTGCACGGAGCGGCCCAAAGCGCCCTGCATCTGCTCCAGGCCAGCCTGGACAGGGGGTTGCGGACCATTGTCTATACCCAGTCCCGGAAGATGACCGAGCTCATCGCCCTGTGGGCCAAGCGGCGATGCCCGGAGCAGGCCAAGCGGATCAGCGCCTATCGCTCCGGCTTTCTTCCCCGGGAGCGCCGGGAGATCGAGGACATGATGAGCCAGGGGGAGATTCTGGCCGTGATCGCCACCAGTGCTCTGGAGCTGGGCATCGATATCGGAGGGCTGGATGTGTGTATCCTGGTCGGATACCCAGGTTCGATAATGGCCACCTGGCAGCGGGGAGGCCGGGTCGGACGCCAACAACAGGACAGTCTGGTCGCTCTGATCGGACACGAGGATAATCTGGACCAGTATTTCATGGCTCATCCCCAGCGCTTTTTTCAGCTCCCCCCGGAAGATGCTGTGATCAATCCGCACAATCCGGTGATTATGGATACCCATATCCAATGCGCCGCTTCGGATAAGGCCCTGCACAGAGAAGAGCCCATGCTGGCGGAATCCGGGGTTGAGGATGCGGTGTCCAGACTCCTGGACAGGGAGCTTCTGGGGCGGAGCAGGGACGGGCAATTGCTGTATGCCCTGGATCCTCAGGTGGCTGGCCGGGTCAATCTCCGGGGGTCGGGGCGGAATTTGAGCATTCTGGATCAGTCCCAGGGCAGAGTCATCGGGAGCATCGATCATTTCCGGGCCTGCCAGGAGACCCATCCCGGGGCGGTGTATCTGCACCGGGGAAAGACCTATGTCATTGAAGACCTGCAGGCCGAGAACGGTGCGGTTCTGGCCCGGCCGGACAAGGTGAACTACTATACCCGGGTGCGCACGGAAAAGGAGACCGAGATCCTTTCCCAGGAGGCAAGTGCCCAGATAGGGGAGGCCCAGGTTTCCTGCGGGCGTCTGCGGGTGACAGTGCACATAATCGGATACGAAAAGCGCCTGACCCGGGGCCACAGACTGGTGGACGTGGTTCCCCTGGATCTGGACCCCTTTGTGTTTGAAACCGATGGTCTCTGGCTGCAGATCAGCTCCGGGATACGGGAAAGGATCGAGGCTGAAAGCATGCATTTCATGGGCGGCATCCATGCCCTGGAGCACGCCATGATCGGGCTCATGCCCCTGCTGGTCCTGGCCGACCGCAATGACCTGGGCGGGATTGCCCAGCCCTATCATCAGGCTTTGGGAACGGCGGCGGTCTTTGTCTACGATGGTATTCCGGGCGGGGTTGGATTGACCAGGCAGGCCTTTACCAAGGTCCGCTCTCTCCTGGAGCAGACCCTGCACGCGGTGACAAGCTGTTCCTGTGAGGCCGGGTGCCCTGCCTGTGTGCACTCCCCGAAATGCGGGGCAGGAAATCGTCCCCTGGACAAGACTGCGGCGGTTCACATCCTCTCTTTGTGCCTTGGACGGTCGGTTTCAACGGGGCAGACCACAGGGGCCCGGGTACGGGAGGCCGGTGCAAGGCAGCAGAAGCTGGGCGGGTCAGAGCAGCAGGTGAGGTTTGCGGTCTTTGACCTGGAGACCCAGCGTTCGGCCCAGGAAGTGGGAGGATGGAACAGGGCCTCTGAGATGGGGGTCAGCGCCGCTGTGCTCTATGACAGCCAGAGCAAGGAATTCGTGCGCTATACCGAAGAGGAGGTCCCGAAGCTGATCAGTCAGCTGCACGAAGTGGACCTGGTGATTGGCTTTAATGTCCTTCGTTTTGACTACCAGGTGTTGCGCGCCTATACCCGCACCTCCCTCCAGCGCCTGCCCACCCTGGATCTTTTGCAGAGCATCAGGTCCCGTCTGGGCTATGGCCTGTCCTTGGATCATGTGGCCGGAGCCACCCTGGGGACATCGAAGATCGGCAACGGGATGCAGGCGGTGCGCTGGTGGAAGCAAGGAAAGATGGAGAAGCTCCTGGATTATTGCCAGGAGGATGTCGCCCTGACCCTGGGGCTGTATATGCACGGCCGGGACAACGGCCATATCCTGTTTCAGAACAAGGCCGGAAAGCTGGTCAAGCTGGCTGTGGATTGGCCGGGTCCGATCGAGAGGAAGGATAAGGGATGA